AGGCCGGTATCACTCACCACATTTAATAATACCGGAAATAATAATTCGGTTGGCGCCAGCTTTTACGGATCCGTCACTCCGGTTAAGAATGTTACTTTCAGAGGAAATGTTGACGTTTTTTCATATAAACCGAACGCTTCCGGGCAGTTTGAAAACTTTGCCGGAAGCAGAAAAACATATGCCCAGTATAAAGCATTCATCAGCGGTTCCTACACTCTTCCTCAGAACTTCGTGATGGAGACCTTTATGATCTTTAATTCACCCCGAAGAACATTTCAGGGGAAAAATCCCTCATTTAATATGTGGCAGCTGTCTTTCAATAAGCAATTCCTGAATAAGAAGGCGAAGATAGGCCTGAATGTAGTTGATCCTTTTAATGAGAGCAAGCATTTTAAATCGGATATTAACACAGCTGGTCTGGTTCAGGTACAGGATTTTTCTATTCCTTTCCGCTCCTTCGGCCTTAATTTTAGCTATTCGTTCGGAAAAGTGAACTATAATCCTCAGCCAAAGAAAAAGCGCGGTGTAAATAATGACGACCTGAAGCAGGACGGTGGTCAGAATGGACAGGGCGTGGGAGGTGGAAATTAGGTTAAGCTTTATACCTTTGCACAAAAAAGATTAATGTCAGCTAAGAAAATTATTTCCCTTCTGCCGTCTGCGACTGAAATTGTTTGTGCATTGGGACTGGAAGATCAATTGGCAGGACGGTCGCATGAGTGCGACTATCCTGAATTTGTTAAACAGCTTCCGGTTTGTTCATATCCGCGTTTTGACACTGATTTATCAAGCACAGATATAGATAGAACTGTAAAGGAATTGACCATGAGCGCCATTTCCCTTTATCGGATTGATGAGGAACAAATTAGAAATATTCAGCCTGATGTAATTATCACCCAGGATCAGTGTAAAGTGTGTGCCGTAAATATAGATGATGTACAGCAGGTGCTTAAGGATGTTACTGGCAACGACACAGAAGTTATATCCCTGCACCCATCATCGCCTGATGATATATTAAAGGATATTTTGCAGGTTGCTTCGCGGCTCGGCGTAAGCGCCAGGGCTGAAGTTTTGGTTGAGTCGCTTAATGAGCGAATAGACATCATTAAACACAAACTGCGATTTGTTGAAGACCGTCCTTCTGTGGCCTGTATAGAGTGGCTTTCGCCTTTAATGATATCTGGCAACTGGATGCCTGAAATTATTGAGGTTGCTGGAGGAAAGCCGGTACTTGCTCAAAAAGGCGGGCATTCCTCTTATGTCGAATTTGAAGCATTGAAAGATGTCGATCCTGATATCCTGATTATTGCCGTTTGCGGCTTCACCATAGAAAGAACAATAAAAGAGATCGGCGTTTTGCTTGAATATGACGGATGGAACGATCTTTCGGCCGTAAAAAATAATCAGGTATATATCGCGGACGGAAACAGGTACTTTAATCGTCCGGGGCCGGGAATAATCGATACGGCTGAAATGCTTGCCGAAATAATACAACCTAAACAGTTTATATTTGGCTTCGAAGGAAGCGCCTGGGTTAAATTCGGAATATAGAAATTTTACAAGGGCACGTGCTGCTCATCGTGGAATGAATATTGCGCAAAACAACTATTATGGCAACACTTTTTAGTCCTCTTAAAATAAGAGGTGTAGAGCTGCGGAACAGAATCGCTGTTTCTCCGATGTGTCAGTATTCTGCAGAAGACGGATTTGCAAATGACTGGCACCTGGTTCATTTAGGCAGCAGAGCAGTCGGCGGAGCCGGACTCGTTATCGCTGAAGCGACGGCGGTATCACCAGAGGGAAGAATAACGCCTGCCGATCTCGGCATCTGGACCGATGACCATGTAGCACCTCTGCGAAGGATCGTAGATTTTATACATGCTCAGGGGAGTGTAGCCGGTATACAAATTGCACACGCAGGGAGAAAAGCCAGTAAAACATCTCCCTGGAACGGCGACAGGTTCCTTGATCTGGAAGAAGGAGGATGGCACACGGTTGCTCCCAGCGCTATGCCATTTTCTGAAGGCGACCGGTTGCCTCATGCTCTTACTCCTGAAGGGATTGAAAATGTTATCATCGATTTCCATGCAGCTGCAAAAAGGGCTCTGGATGCCGGATTTAAAGTACTCGAAATACATGGAGCTCATGGCTATCTTCTCCATGAGTTCTTATCTCCCCTGTCGAATTTAAGAACCGATAATTATGGAGGTTCTTTTGAGAACCGGACGAGACTGCTTCTTGAAGTTACTGAAGCGGTACGACTGGTATGGCCGGAAGAATATCCTTTGTTTATTCGTATTTCGTCGACTGATTGGGTTGAAGGCGGGTGGACAAGCAGCGATTCTGTAAAATTAGCTACCTTTTTGAAGGAGAAGGGCGTTGATTTGATCGATTGTTCTTCGGGCGGGAATATCCCTAATGTTAAAATACCGGCAGGCCCGGATTAC
The window above is part of the Arcticibacter tournemirensis genome. Proteins encoded here:
- a CDS encoding cobalamin-binding protein is translated as MSAKKIISLLPSATEIVCALGLEDQLAGRSHECDYPEFVKQLPVCSYPRFDTDLSSTDIDRTVKELTMSAISLYRIDEEQIRNIQPDVIITQDQCKVCAVNIDDVQQVLKDVTGNDTEVISLHPSSPDDILKDILQVASRLGVSARAEVLVESLNERIDIIKHKLRFVEDRPSVACIEWLSPLMISGNWMPEIIEVAGGKPVLAQKGGHSSYVEFEALKDVDPDILIIAVCGFTIERTIKEIGVLLEYDGWNDLSAVKNNQVYIADGNRYFNRPGPGIIDTAEMLAEIIQPKQFIFGFEGSAWVKFGI
- a CDS encoding NADH:flavin oxidoreductase/NADH oxidase — its product is MATLFSPLKIRGVELRNRIAVSPMCQYSAEDGFANDWHLVHLGSRAVGGAGLVIAEATAVSPEGRITPADLGIWTDDHVAPLRRIVDFIHAQGSVAGIQIAHAGRKASKTSPWNGDRFLDLEEGGWHTVAPSAMPFSEGDRLPHALTPEGIENVIIDFHAAAKRALDAGFKVLEIHGAHGYLLHEFLSPLSNLRTDNYGGSFENRTRLLLEVTEAVRLVWPEEYPLFIRISSTDWVEGGWTSSDSVKLATFLKEKGVDLIDCSSGGNIPNVKIPAGPDYQVEFAEAVRKGAGIMTGAVGIITMPEQAQRIIADERADIVLLARELLRDPYFPLHAAKALGEDIKWPVQYERAKR